One genomic segment of Flagellimonas marinaquae includes these proteins:
- a CDS encoding ATP-binding protein, producing the protein MNIDLGNIKVAKQPLLLLCILLCTQLFFGQNESNSTSDVKSIFDTFMTYRHQNKIDKALETLDQAANIAESNEDTKLLVDTYHQYARLFLEQGDVDTAIFYLERAGDFLKDTSYSYGQAFHLFLDGALRFDEGNNFQALKQLEESRKLSNNRNLTNNILLLEAYIYSNIEKFDDAITNLHALIVNSDDKERTFLATKANLELAKISVILNDLEEATIHAKAALELAEKHGYAQEIKNAYEQLSLIYESNGNYNESLMYAKGLAQIKDSIFNMEKAKLDASTADKIRFDHQMNELNKLQAKNEELSESKNRSEITAILTSAFLTIISLLAVSLFRNNQIKLKTNDLLYTKNKELELARDAAVSAMEAKTNFLSTVTHELRTPLYAVTGLTHLLLEENPSEHQKEHLKSLKFSGEYLLNFINDILQINKIDADKLEPLSIEFKLDKVLSDVMESLQQNAHEQRTELVLDYDPTIPKKLLGDPIKLSQIFMNLVGNALKFTKNGKVEVIAKLLKKEEDQAKLYFEVRDNGIGISEDQQQNIFDSFEQGSIQINREYGGTGLGLTIVKSLLGLFGSTIQLESELGQGSSFFFEMDVDFESKVGEEVAFELNPEEFQFKGLHVLVVEDNKINQVITKKMLTKKEITCDIANNGNEAIDLAKNNTYDAILMDIHMPGISGEEATRQIRKFDQRIPIIALTAISLDDSLDSFYEAGCDDVVTKPFKPEVFYQKIGENIFRRKMEEGSV; encoded by the coding sequence TTGAATATTGACCTAGGTAACATTAAAGTAGCCAAACAACCGCTATTGCTCTTGTGCATTTTATTATGCACACAGCTCTTTTTTGGTCAAAACGAAAGTAATTCCACATCCGACGTAAAGTCTATTTTTGATACATTCATGACCTATCGTCACCAGAATAAAATAGACAAGGCGCTGGAAACATTGGACCAAGCCGCGAATATTGCAGAAAGTAACGAGGACACAAAGCTCTTAGTGGACACCTACCACCAATATGCCCGTTTATTCTTAGAACAAGGAGATGTGGACACTGCTATATTCTATCTGGAAAGAGCAGGGGATTTTTTAAAGGACACCTCCTATTCCTACGGTCAAGCCTTCCATCTATTCTTGGATGGTGCACTTAGATTTGATGAGGGCAACAACTTCCAGGCGCTAAAACAATTGGAAGAATCCAGGAAACTGAGCAACAACAGAAACCTTACCAACAACATTCTATTGCTCGAGGCCTATATCTATTCCAACATAGAAAAGTTTGACGATGCCATAACCAACCTACACGCACTTATTGTTAATTCCGATGATAAGGAAAGAACGTTCTTGGCAACAAAAGCAAATCTTGAACTGGCCAAAATCAGTGTTATCCTCAACGACCTGGAAGAAGCCACAATCCATGCAAAGGCAGCACTGGAACTAGCCGAAAAACATGGTTACGCACAAGAAATAAAAAATGCATACGAGCAATTGTCCCTTATCTACGAATCCAACGGAAACTATAACGAGTCTTTGATGTATGCCAAAGGTCTGGCCCAAATAAAGGACTCCATATTTAATATGGAAAAAGCAAAATTGGATGCTTCCACTGCGGACAAAATCCGTTTCGATCATCAAATGAACGAACTCAATAAGCTGCAGGCCAAGAACGAAGAGTTGAGCGAATCAAAAAACCGTTCCGAAATCACGGCAATTTTAACCTCCGCATTTTTAACCATCATCTCGCTTTTGGCAGTTTCGCTTTTCCGGAACAATCAGATCAAATTAAAAACCAACGACCTTCTTTACACCAAAAACAAAGAATTGGAGCTGGCCAGGGACGCAGCGGTCTCGGCCATGGAAGCAAAAACCAACTTTTTGTCCACGGTGACCCATGAGCTAAGAACTCCTTTATATGCGGTAACCGGGCTCACCCATCTTTTACTTGAAGAAAATCCTTCGGAACATCAAAAAGAACATTTAAAATCCTTAAAATTTTCTGGGGAATACTTGCTCAATTTTATTAACGATATCCTTCAGATCAATAAAATTGACGCAGACAAACTTGAGCCGCTGAGCATAGAATTTAAACTCGACAAAGTACTGAGCGACGTTATGGAATCGCTCCAACAAAATGCCCATGAACAGCGTACCGAGCTTGTTTTGGATTATGACCCGACCATTCCCAAAAAACTATTGGGCGACCCCATTAAACTTTCCCAAATTTTTATGAACCTTGTGGGCAACGCCCTCAAATTCACCAAAAATGGCAAAGTAGAAGTAATTGCCAAACTCCTTAAAAAAGAAGAAGACCAAGCAAAGCTCTATTTTGAGGTGAGGGACAATGGAATCGGCATTTCGGAAGACCAACAACAGAATATTTTTGATAGCTTCGAGCAAGGATCTATCCAAATTAACAGGGAATACGGGGGAACCGGTCTCGGACTAACCATTGTTAAAAGCTTATTGGGCCTTTTTGGCAGCACCATACAGTTGGAAAGTGAACTGGGCCAGGGAAGTTCTTTCTTTTTTGAAATGGATGTGGATTTCGAGAGCAAGGTCGGCGAAGAGGTCGCGTTTGAGCTCAACCCAGAGGAATTTCAGTTCAAAGGTTTACACGTATTGGTGGTCGAGGACAATAAGATCAACCAGGTAATCACCAAAAAAATGCTTACCAAAAAAGAGATTACCTGCGATATTGCCAACAATGGAAACGAGGCTATAGATTTGGCCAAAAACAACACTTACGACGCTATTTTGATGGATATTCACATGCCGGGGATTAGCGGCGAGGAAGCAACACGACAAATACGCAAGTTCGACCAACGCATCCCCATAATCGCACTAACGGCAATATC
- a CDS encoding membrane or secreted protein encodes MKLALVTIGLLAIGFAGIAIKIWAKKNGEFAGTCASQNPFLNKDGQACGFCGKLPEEQDCKKDTVTDTP; translated from the coding sequence ATGAAGTTAGCATTAGTTACCATTGGATTGTTAGCCATAGGATTTGCAGGAATCGCGATCAAGATTTGGGCAAAAAAGAACGGTGAATTTGCCGGTACTTGCGCAAGTCAGAACCCTTTTTTGAACAAAGACGGACAGGCCTGCGGGTTTTGCGGAAAACTTCCCGAAGAACAAGATTGTAAAAAAGACACGGTCACCGATACCCCTTAA
- the lipA gene encoding lipoyl synthase, protein MSTSVAENVHPPKGKPKWLRVKLPTGKKYTQLRGLVDKYDLHTICTSGSCPNMGECWGEGTATFMILGNICTRSCGFCGVKTGRPESVDWAEPEKVARSIKIMNIKHAVLTSVDRDDLKDMGSIIWAETVKAVRRMNPETTMETLIPDFQGIATHLDRILDVAPEVISHNMETVKRLTREVRIQAKYERSLEVLDYLKKNGANRTKSGIMLGLGEEEHEVITTMEDLRKVDVDVVTIGQYLQPSKKHLPVKQFILPEQFKKYEEIGLKMGFRHVESGALVRSSYKAHKHIQ, encoded by the coding sequence ATGAGCACTAGTGTTGCAGAAAACGTTCATCCGCCCAAGGGAAAGCCAAAATGGCTAAGAGTTAAACTCCCTACTGGAAAAAAATACACCCAGCTCAGAGGCTTGGTGGACAAGTACGACCTCCACACCATTTGTACCTCTGGTAGCTGCCCGAACATGGGAGAATGCTGGGGAGAGGGCACTGCCACTTTTATGATCTTAGGAAATATTTGCACGCGCTCCTGTGGTTTTTGCGGCGTTAAAACCGGAAGACCGGAATCCGTGGACTGGGCAGAGCCGGAAAAAGTGGCACGCTCCATTAAAATAATGAATATCAAACATGCGGTCCTAACATCGGTAGATAGGGACGACCTTAAGGATATGGGCTCCATAATCTGGGCAGAAACGGTAAAAGCCGTTAGACGAATGAACCCAGAAACAACCATGGAAACCTTAATTCCAGATTTTCAAGGTATTGCTACTCATTTGGACAGAATCCTTGATGTTGCCCCAGAGGTAATATCGCACAACATGGAAACTGTAAAACGATTAACCCGCGAAGTTAGAATACAGGCTAAATACGAACGTAGCCTCGAAGTACTTGATTACTTAAAAAAGAACGGGGCCAACCGAACCAAATCAGGAATAATGTTAGGTCTTGGTGAAGAGGAACACGAAGTCATCACAACCATGGAAGACCTAAGAAAAGTCGATGTGGACGTAGTTACTATTGGCCAATATCTACAACCTTCAAAAAAACACCTTCCCGTAAAGCAGTTTATCTTACCGGAACAGTTCAAAAAATATGAGGAAATAGGGTTAAAAATGGGCTTTAGACATGTAGAGAGCGGAGCATTGGTCCGGTCATCCTACAAAGCCCATAAACACATTCAATAG
- the gap gene encoding type I glyceraldehyde-3-phosphate dehydrogenase, translated as MKNITVGINGFGRIGRTLFRLLLKHPNIQVVAINDLANTKTLAHLLKYDSIHGPINANVGQEGNHIVVNERKIPLLNHKHPKEIDWKSYGVDVVVESTGKFKAREDLEFHVKNGAKKVILSVPPVDETIKMVVLGVNEEIIQADDTIISNASCTTNNAAPMIKVINELCGIEQAYITTVHSYTSDQSLHDSPHRDLRRSRAAGQSIIPTTTGAAKALTSIFPELSDVIGGCGIRVPVPNGSLTDITFNVKNETSIEKINTTFKEKAETDLKGILNYTEDPIVSIDINNSCYSCTFDSLMTSVIGKMVKIIGWYDNETGYCSRIIDLIALLIKKNYV; from the coding sequence ATGAAAAATATAACGGTTGGCATCAATGGTTTTGGCCGTATCGGCAGAACACTTTTCAGACTCTTGCTAAAACATCCGAACATCCAAGTAGTGGCGATCAACGATTTGGCCAATACCAAAACCCTCGCCCATTTGCTCAAGTACGACAGTATCCATGGCCCAATAAACGCCAACGTAGGCCAAGAGGGAAATCATATTGTGGTGAACGAAAGGAAAATACCGTTGCTAAACCACAAACACCCCAAAGAAATCGATTGGAAATCCTATGGGGTCGACGTTGTTGTCGAATCCACGGGTAAGTTCAAAGCACGCGAAGATCTGGAGTTCCATGTAAAAAATGGAGCTAAAAAAGTAATACTATCGGTCCCGCCCGTAGATGAAACCATTAAAATGGTGGTTTTGGGGGTAAACGAGGAAATCATCCAAGCGGATGACACCATTATCTCCAATGCCTCTTGCACAACCAATAATGCTGCTCCAATGATCAAGGTAATCAACGAATTGTGCGGAATTGAACAAGCCTACATAACAACGGTACACTCCTATACCTCCGATCAAAGTTTACACGATAGCCCACATCGAGACCTAAGAAGGTCCCGTGCCGCAGGCCAGTCCATAATCCCAACAACCACAGGGGCCGCCAAAGCCTTAACAAGTATTTTTCCGGAATTGTCCGATGTTATTGGGGGATGTGGAATTCGGGTTCCGGTACCCAATGGTTCTTTGACCGACATCACTTTCAATGTAAAAAACGAAACCAGCATTGAAAAAATAAACACTACCTTTAAGGAAAAGGCCGAAACCGATCTTAAGGGCATCCTCAATTATACCGAAGACCCTATCGTTTCTATCGATATAAACAATAGTTGTTATTCTTGTACGTTTGATTCTTTGATGACCTCCGTGATCGGTAAAATGGTAAAAATCATTGGATGGTACGATAACGAAACTGGGTATTGCTCCAGAATTATCGATTTAATAGCTTTGCTCATTAAGAAAAACTACGTTTGA
- a CDS encoding anti-sigma factor: protein MKEKVKLFLESDILEKYLLGDTTKDETQKAERYIAMYPEVRETYDELQKNLETFANLYAKKTPEGLKEIIIASAKKESMVSKRFFRYAIAASVAIMIFAGSSIFFWNQNKTLQEENTMVTNQIKYLENNMKDQLADMRNQFIVLNNPATKKYQVKGQKEGKELKAIAYINPVKKLSYINVSNVPELPEDKCFQMWAEVNGELVNLGVIKNFDEKDKLLALPYADNAVGYITIEPKGGNSAPSVDNIVANIKY from the coding sequence ATGAAGGAAAAAGTAAAACTATTTTTAGAATCCGACATTTTAGAAAAATACCTATTGGGCGACACCACCAAGGATGAGACCCAAAAGGCGGAAAGGTATATTGCCATGTACCCCGAAGTAAGGGAAACCTACGATGAGTTGCAAAAGAACTTGGAAACCTTCGCTAATTTATATGCTAAAAAGACCCCAGAAGGCCTTAAGGAAATTATAATTGCCAGCGCCAAGAAAGAATCCATGGTAAGCAAAAGATTCTTCCGTTACGCTATTGCTGCGAGTGTTGCCATCATGATTTTTGCCGGGTCATCCATTTTCTTCTGGAACCAGAACAAAACCCTTCAAGAAGAAAATACCATGGTGACCAACCAGATCAAGTATTTGGAAAACAACATGAAAGACCAATTGGCGGACATGCGAAACCAATTTATTGTCTTGAACAATCCGGCGACCAAAAAATATCAGGTCAAAGGACAAAAAGAAGGCAAAGAGCTTAAGGCCATTGCCTATATAAATCCGGTAAAAAAGCTGTCATACATCAATGTGAGCAATGTTCCTGAACTTCCCGAGGACAAATGTTTCCAAATGTGGGCGGAGGTGAATGGTGAGCTCGTAAACCTGGGGGTCATCAAAAATTTTGATGAAAAAGACAAACTCCTTGCCCTACCCTATGCCGATAATGCCGTAGGTTATATCACCATAGAGCCAAAAGGGGGCAATAGCGCCCCATCCGTGGACAACATTGTGGCAAACATTAAATATTAA
- a CDS encoding RNA polymerase sigma factor, with amino-acid sequence MEKPDESIKEIIQKAKQGNQIAFSTLLDTFWNDVYGFQMLRTKNENDAEDITIRTFSRAFDRIDTYDESYEFKTWLITISKNLHVDLLRKRKRSLMNEMESRGDEVKKVLDETPTAEDRLITEQNLAHLLQHIKKLKPHYQKVINLRYFQELSYADIAKELDEPVNNVKVKLLRAKKLLAEIIKKK; translated from the coding sequence TTGGAAAAACCTGACGAATCCATCAAGGAAATCATACAAAAGGCAAAACAAGGCAACCAAATTGCCTTTAGTACCCTTTTGGATACTTTTTGGAACGATGTTTATGGTTTTCAGATGCTCCGCACCAAAAATGAGAACGATGCCGAGGACATTACCATACGAACATTTTCGCGGGCTTTTGACAGAATCGACACTTACGACGAGTCCTATGAGTTTAAAACTTGGCTCATTACCATTTCCAAAAATCTTCATGTAGATCTTCTGCGTAAACGAAAAAGAAGTCTAATGAACGAAATGGAATCACGGGGAGACGAAGTTAAAAAAGTGTTGGACGAAACCCCTACCGCCGAAGACCGACTGATCACAGAACAAAACCTGGCCCATCTTCTTCAGCATATCAAAAAACTTAAGCCCCATTACCAAAAAGTAATCAACTTGAGGTATTTTCAGGAGTTGAGCTATGCCGATATTGCCAAAGAATTGGACGAACCGGTAAACAATGTGAAGGTAAAGTTGCTCCGGGCAAAAAAACTTTTGGCGGAAATCATCAAAAAAAAGTGA